A window of the Tunturibacter empetritectus genome harbors these coding sequences:
- the queC gene encoding 7-cyano-7-deazaguanine synthase QueC, whose amino-acid sequence MTTELSRPRAVLCLSGGMDSSVCAALAARDYEVFAVHFSYGQRTEARELHSAQEVARIVGVKELLHLKIDLFRRIGGSALTDTSIAVPVAGDEAAIGNAVPVTYVPFRNAHFLSAAVSWAEVLGAEKVFIGAVEQDSSGYPDCRPAYYEAFNQLIRIGTKDGHIQVVTPLIQMRKSEIVRLGVELGAPFHVSWSCYSGETEACGVCESCVLRLRAFREAGAVDPIPYAVA is encoded by the coding sequence ATGACGACTGAACTAAGCCGCCCCCGTGCCGTCCTCTGCCTGTCAGGCGGAATGGACTCCTCCGTCTGCGCTGCCCTCGCCGCCCGCGACTACGAGGTCTTCGCCGTCCACTTCAGCTACGGCCAGAGGACAGAAGCCCGCGAGTTACACTCCGCCCAGGAGGTAGCGCGCATCGTAGGGGTAAAAGAGCTGCTGCATTTGAAGATCGACTTATTTCGCCGGATCGGCGGCTCAGCCCTCACCGACACCTCGATCGCCGTACCCGTCGCAGGTGACGAAGCGGCAATAGGAAACGCAGTCCCAGTCACCTATGTCCCATTCCGCAACGCGCACTTTCTCTCTGCCGCGGTAAGCTGGGCCGAGGTTCTTGGCGCAGAAAAGGTCTTTATCGGAGCAGTCGAGCAGGATAGTTCGGGATACCCCGACTGCCGCCCGGCGTACTACGAGGCCTTCAACCAGCTCATCCGGATAGGCACCAAAGACGGTCACATTCAGGTCGTCACGCCTCTGATCCAGATGCGCAAGAGCGAGATCGTCCGGTTGGGAGTTGAACTCGGTGCACCGTTCCATGTAAGTTGGTCATGCTATTCCGGCGAAACCGAAGCCTGTGGCGTCTGCGAGAGCTGCGTTCTACGACTGCGGGCATTTCGCGAGGCCGGAGCGGTTGATCCCATACCGTATGCGGTCGCATGA
- a CDS encoding DUF2007 domain-containing protein, with the protein MTNTPDPTDPKHNAALDPDKDPDKFVTVGKFLEPVNAQMAKGMLESASIECFLQGENANSLLALAFRARLLVHKHDEETAREILGEAVGELTGDDLTPAEQHELETGDDD; encoded by the coding sequence ATGACAAATACGCCAGATCCGACAGATCCAAAGCACAATGCGGCATTAGATCCAGACAAAGATCCAGACAAGTTCGTGACCGTAGGCAAGTTCCTCGAGCCCGTGAACGCCCAGATGGCGAAAGGGATGCTCGAGTCCGCCAGTATCGAGTGTTTCCTGCAGGGCGAGAACGCCAATAGCCTGCTGGCGCTGGCGTTTCGAGCGCGGCTCCTGGTGCATAAGCACGACGAAGAAACCGCACGCGAGATTCTCGGCGAAGCCGTCGGCGAGTTGACCGGAGACGATCTGACACCTGCAGAACAGCACGAACTCGAAACAGGCGATGACGACTGA
- a CDS encoding tetratricopeptide repeat protein, with protein sequence MKRIGWKISTLAAALLVTLVMAKPTLLKAQAAPPAGNASIHGHVLNPAGFPLTKGEVRLSTDRTSEAKDRKYLYTFPIDANGDYKGSGIVAGTYIVFVFQDDKSLDFNESVPIAKEEDKLVNFDMSRPEYLSKMTPEERKQIEEYKKKNSEVSATNAKIQNLNALLTQARADNKAGNYDSAITAMKQATDTKPDEGILWVTLGDAQLGSGDAAAKAAKAAGTSPTDPAVQQKFTDAATSYKKAADLNAASKKPNPETAGVAYNQLGQAEARLGDAKASSDAYEQAAKAQPEKAGMYYFNEAATLYNSGKLPEAGAAADKAIAADPKKADAYYIKGQALIPQATVDPKTQKIVAPPGCVEAYQQYLELAPDGGHAADVKGILEGIGAPVKSSFKSGKK encoded by the coding sequence ATGAAACGTATCGGATGGAAGATAAGCACCCTGGCAGCTGCTCTGCTGGTAACTCTGGTGATGGCGAAGCCAACCCTCTTGAAAGCACAGGCCGCGCCGCCTGCAGGAAACGCAAGCATCCACGGCCACGTCCTCAATCCAGCCGGGTTCCCTCTTACCAAAGGGGAGGTCCGCCTGTCGACCGATAGAACCTCAGAGGCCAAAGATCGAAAATATCTCTACACCTTTCCGATCGACGCCAACGGAGACTACAAGGGCTCAGGAATTGTAGCCGGCACCTACATCGTCTTCGTCTTCCAGGACGACAAGAGCCTCGACTTCAATGAAAGTGTTCCCATCGCCAAAGAAGAAGACAAGCTCGTGAACTTCGACATGTCCCGCCCGGAGTACCTCAGCAAGATGACTCCGGAAGAGCGCAAGCAGATCGAAGAGTACAAGAAGAAAAACTCTGAAGTAAGTGCCACCAACGCGAAGATTCAGAATCTGAATGCGCTGCTGACTCAGGCGCGCGCAGACAACAAGGCCGGCAACTACGACTCAGCAATTACCGCCATGAAGCAGGCCACCGACACCAAGCCAGACGAAGGCATCCTCTGGGTTACCTTAGGCGATGCACAGCTCGGCAGCGGAGACGCCGCCGCAAAAGCTGCTAAGGCAGCAGGCACCTCGCCCACCGATCCAGCGGTCCAGCAGAAGTTCACCGATGCAGCAACCTCTTACAAAAAGGCTGCCGATCTGAACGCCGCCTCCAAGAAGCCCAACCCTGAGACCGCAGGTGTGGCTTACAACCAACTGGGACAGGCAGAGGCTCGCTTGGGCGACGCCAAAGCCTCCTCTGACGCCTACGAACAGGCCGCAAAAGCCCAGCCCGAAAAGGCCGGCATGTACTACTTCAACGAAGCCGCAACCCTCTACAACTCCGGTAAACTTCCCGAAGCAGGCGCCGCCGCTGACAAAGCCATCGCAGCCGACCCCAAGAAAGCGGATGCTTACTACATCAAGGGTCAGGCGCTCATTCCGCAGGCAACCGTCGATCCCAAAACCCAGAAGATCGTCGCCCCACCGGGATGCGTCGAAGCCTATCAGC